A genomic segment from Bacteroidales bacterium encodes:
- a CDS encoding FG-GAP-like repeat-containing protein translates to MKINLLIHIRRSTICFIIILQSFTNTNGQEKQIFQAASLLATDSDLRCKISAMTGVGCDTVKMKQILQLLAESKNTATEKRLTAIKADISLLTESVKTAGSVAKSSSSSEWTYTDNIPTSFQWYVSPDGSDTNAGTQQAPFRTIYKAISRASAGDAIKLENGKYNENVYISKNVYLVGNLECPQSVIIDACAFENAVYIYNSSPELHGMKMINGENGFPLIFISNGYPRLSHLILTENPGMAIETYGSFFCTLYNSLIYGNNAGSGGALIKLNPSVNYGGIDMCNVTIADNQGSYAVNLTGSLAKELLITNSILYNPQMTAEINYYYLQSYIDVQYSNIRNKDYLGSGVNYHNGVIDEFPYFDETDPIQTYHFWDYSPCIDAGRPDFYDRTRPPGKGGSRSDLGFYGWESRATGVCISAAPGDDPDSAIDIGTYYRDFDFDDSRQSGLYTNYYNWIDGVDIFYRFTTTTSMDIIVNLCGSTALDTYAAILTLSGSIIAQNDDHPAGIECTATGHSYLYRENLAPGTYYVMAKVKPGSTGTVYTYIEGFLRGENMNLPINAGEYSYAFQYSNPQNTGNFANTYTGQSTNDVFYKFKLNQKMDITVSHCGSGLDNTYIHLLDTNGDVIAYNDDYAGEGMCSSPLHACIKRTLDAGTYYVVSEGNSQNGNIKTSIQGLATTYTEDLGYPGNPPVTGNNTGDNSAVGITAGAFNVSATGAATYSIPIAVPPGINGLQPSLAIVYNSQSGNGVAGWGGSLAGTSAITRVPKSKYYDQTAEGLTYLADVGYALDGQRLVLSSGTAGQNGAIYHTEADPFTKITLHGSAANAWFEVVTKDGMKYYYGGVGNSDGRHVYYDTSNPSNTVTKVYGWHLDYVEDPAGNYMNYYYTRYEHFTYLASVIYGKNKHVSSSFYNMVSMSYQSRTDQAPFIFDGIPGKMLHRLDKVTCRTGNDTFREYMLEYANTDHFSRLVSVTEKNGEGEALKPLVLDWGYYGTSNSHTAGSLTLEGSVTGFEQQYYSTADLNGDGVSDIISLTPGYSAPDEGGAVYTLSQHFLSTRQDNGSFKFVASGKKYLAPSMEIEKINHNQRLGGPMAFNALGDGRQYLLTPLYLHDGFGKRTIFYIYNHENNNTHNRVPSPTGIQGLGHMLITASSELPVYVTGDIDNDGIDEIVAVETGSIGGSYPGKIGKVTGIASDQVVSFGNWIDLSLDLPQPPKKMFIADFNGDGMNELLVFHSEGYTMYFNQTTGGARFHDSKKIARANISDCSMIRTGDFNGDGLPDFILNAQNDDQWYFALNNGNGTFTKRPAGTIDLY, encoded by the coding sequence ATGAAAATAAATTTACTCATCCATATCAGACGATCTACCATATGCTTTATTATTATCCTACAGTCATTTACAAATACTAACGGACAGGAAAAACAAATTTTCCAGGCAGCCAGCCTACTGGCAACGGACAGCGACCTGCGCTGTAAGATATCGGCCATGACCGGGGTAGGTTGCGACACGGTGAAAATGAAACAAATCCTGCAACTATTAGCCGAGTCAAAAAATACTGCCACAGAAAAACGTCTGACTGCGATAAAGGCCGATATCAGCCTGCTAACGGAAAGCGTAAAAACTGCCGGGTCTGTCGCAAAAAGCAGCAGCTCATCCGAATGGACCTATACCGACAATATCCCTACCTCTTTCCAATGGTATGTTTCCCCGGACGGGAGCGATACTAACGCCGGCACGCAACAGGCGCCTTTCCGTACCATCTATAAAGCTATAAGTAGGGCATCTGCGGGTGATGCCATCAAACTTGAAAATGGGAAATACAATGAAAATGTTTATATTTCAAAAAATGTTTACCTTGTCGGAAACCTTGAATGCCCGCAATCAGTCATCATCGATGCCTGCGCGTTTGAAAACGCCGTATACATATACAACTCTTCCCCGGAATTACACGGCATGAAAATGATCAACGGCGAAAATGGCTTTCCACTCATTTTTATCAGTAATGGTTACCCCAGATTATCGCACCTTATTTTAACGGAAAACCCGGGGATGGCTATTGAAACATACGGAAGTTTTTTCTGTACCTTGTATAACTCTTTAATTTATGGCAACAATGCAGGATCCGGCGGCGCCCTTATAAAACTGAACCCTTCGGTCAACTACGGCGGTATAGATATGTGTAATGTGACCATTGCCGATAACCAGGGTTCGTATGCGGTTAATCTTACCGGATCACTGGCAAAAGAATTGTTGATCACCAACAGCATCCTGTATAACCCGCAGATGACCGCTGAAATAAATTACTATTACCTGCAGAGCTACATCGACGTGCAATATTCCAATATCAGGAATAAAGACTATCTGGGTTCGGGGGTTAATTACCACAACGGCGTAATAGATGAATTTCCATATTTTGATGAAACCGATCCGATACAGACCTATCATTTCTGGGATTATTCGCCGTGTATCGATGCCGGGCGCCCGGATTTTTACGATCGTACCAGGCCCCCGGGAAAAGGAGGCAGTCGCAGCGACCTGGGATTTTACGGCTGGGAGTCGAGGGCAACCGGTGTGTGTATTTCTGCAGCACCCGGGGATGACCCTGACTCGGCAATCGATATAGGAACCTATTACCGTGATTTTGACTTTGACGATTCCAGGCAGTCTGGTCTCTATACTAATTATTACAACTGGATAGATGGGGTGGATATTTTTTACCGGTTCACAACCACTACTTCCATGGATATTATAGTAAACCTTTGCGGTTCAACGGCATTGGATACCTATGCGGCCATATTGACTTTATCCGGCTCTATTATAGCACAGAACGACGACCATCCGGCCGGTATTGAATGTACTGCAACCGGGCACTCATATTTATACAGGGAAAACCTTGCCCCCGGCACCTATTATGTGATGGCCAAGGTAAAACCAGGAAGTACGGGAACCGTATATACCTATATAGAGGGCTTTCTGAGAGGCGAAAACATGAACCTTCCGATCAATGCCGGCGAATACTCTTATGCTTTTCAATATTCGAATCCTCAGAACACCGGGAATTTTGCCAATACTTATACCGGGCAATCCACCAATGATGTATTCTATAAGTTCAAACTTAACCAAAAGATGGATATCACCGTTTCCCATTGCGGGTCGGGCCTGGATAACACCTACATACATTTATTGGATACCAACGGTGATGTAATCGCTTATAATGATGACTATGCCGGCGAAGGCATGTGTTCCTCACCTTTACATGCCTGCATCAAAAGGACATTAGATGCGGGAACCTACTATGTGGTATCGGAGGGCAACAGCCAAAACGGGAATATTAAAACCAGCATACAAGGGTTAGCGACAACATATACCGAAGACCTGGGTTACCCGGGTAACCCGCCGGTTACCGGGAATAACACCGGAGACAATTCTGCCGTGGGTATCACGGCAGGCGCTTTCAATGTAAGCGCCACGGGAGCGGCTACTTATAGTATCCCCATAGCAGTACCACCGGGAATCAACGGATTACAGCCTTCCCTGGCTATCGTCTACAACAGCCAAAGCGGCAACGGCGTCGCAGGATGGGGAGGTTCGCTGGCCGGGACCTCGGCCATCACCCGCGTTCCTAAAAGCAAATATTATGATCAAACGGCTGAGGGGTTAACCTATCTTGCCGATGTCGGGTATGCCCTGGACGGGCAGAGGCTGGTCCTTTCCTCCGGAACGGCGGGACAGAACGGCGCCATATACCATACGGAGGCCGACCCGTTCACTAAAATAACCTTACACGGCAGCGCTGCCAATGCATGGTTCGAGGTGGTCACCAAAGACGGCATGAAATATTATTACGGGGGGGTGGGCAACAGCGACGGGCGGCATGTATATTACGATACATCGAACCCGTCAAACACGGTCACCAAAGTATATGGCTGGCACCTGGATTATGTGGAAGATCCTGCCGGCAACTATATGAACTATTATTACACGAGGTACGAGCATTTTACTTACCTGGCCTCTGTGATTTACGGTAAGAACAAGCATGTAAGTTCATCGTTCTACAATATGGTATCGATGAGTTACCAGAGCCGTACCGACCAGGCACCCTTTATTTTTGACGGTATCCCGGGAAAGATGCTGCACCGCCTGGATAAAGTCACCTGCCGGACGGGAAATGACACCTTCCGGGAATATATGCTGGAATATGCCAATACCGACCATTTTTCAAGGCTGGTGTCGGTCACCGAAAAGAACGGTGAAGGAGAAGCACTGAAGCCACTGGTATTAGATTGGGGTTATTATGGGACAAGCAATAGCCATACGGCGGGTTCGCTTACCCTGGAAGGTTCTGTAACGGGTTTTGAGCAGCAGTACTACTCTACCGCCGACCTGAACGGCGACGGGGTCAGCGACATCATCAGCCTGACACCCGGCTATTCGGCCCCGGATGAAGGAGGAGCGGTATATACCCTGTCACAACATTTCCTGTCCACCAGGCAGGATAACGGAAGCTTCAAGTTCGTGGCATCCGGCAAAAAATATTTAGCGCCAAGTATGGAAATAGAAAAAATAAACCATAACCAGCGCTTAGGCGGACCAATGGCATTCAATGCATTGGGTGACGGGAGACAGTACCTGCTGACACCTTTATATCTTCATGACGGTTTTGGCAAACGTACCATTTTTTACATTTACAATCATGAAAACAATAATACCCATAACAGGGTACCATCGCCGACCGGGATACAGGGACTGGGACATATGCTTATAACAGCCAGCAGTGAGCTTCCTGTTTATGTTACGGGAGATATCGACAATGACGGAATAGATGAAATCGTCGCTGTAGAAACAGGTTCCATCGGCGGATCTTATCCGGGTAAAATCGGCAAGGTAACGGGTATTGCTTCGGACCAGGTGGTTTCTTTCGGTAACTGGATCGACCTTAGCTTAGATTTACCCCAGCCACCAAAGAAAATGTTTATCGCCGATTTTAACGGCGACGGGATGAACGAATTGCTGGTTTTCCATTCGGAAGGCTATACCATGTATTTTAACCAGACAACCGGCGGCGCCCGTTTCCATGATTCGAAAAAAATTGCCCGGGCCAATATTTCCGACTGCAGCATGATCCGTACAGGTGATTTCAACGGCGACGGCTTGCCGGACTTTATACTCAATGCACAAAATGATGACCAATGGTATTTTGCATTGAACAACGGTAACGGTACTTTTACCAAACGACCGGCTGGTACCATAGACCTGTATG